CGCCGCCGTCATGATTCCGGACGGTCCCCACGAACAGCGCGGTCCCTCCGGCGGAGTCGTCCCCCACGGCCTTGAAGACCTCGTCCAGAGAGAGCGGCGTCTCACGAATGGCGATCAACTTGATCGCGTCCTGCGCCGCCTGCTCACCGGGATGATCGTTCGTGAATGCCATGCCCCCATCGTGCCCCACGCCACTGACAACACGAAATGGACAGATCCTGCAGCCCGTCCGGCGTTTTTTCGAGGACGGGGCCGGCATGTCTCAGCCGGTCCGGCGTGCGAGGACGAGGCCGGCATCTCTCAGCCCGTCCGGCGTGCGAGGACGAGCCGTTCAGGCCGAAGCGGAGGGCTGGGGGCGGCAGACCCCAGCTTCGGGAACGGGCAGCGGCGGCGGGGGCGAAAATCCCTCGGTCCTCAGACCCCCCGCCGAGCCTTCCGAGCCCGCCGCACCACGGCAGCCGCACCCAGCAGAGCGACCGTCGCCCCCGCGGCTCCCGCCGCGGTCGCGTCCTTCCGCCCGAGCCGCCGCCCCGCCACGGTATGCCGCCCGGCAACCTCTTCCAGCAGCTCCTCGAGAACCTCCTCATTGGTCCACTGCGGCCGCCACCCGGCGTCATGCAGCCGACTCCCGCTCACCACCCAGGGATACATCGTGTAGGCCAGATCCCCGGCAGGCGAAGGAGTGAGCCCAATCCGGTGAAGCCGGGCGGCCGCCCCCAGAGCGACCGCGGACGGCAACTCCATCCGCCGGATCCCGCTCAGCTCCTCGACCTCCTCCTGCTCCAGCCACCCGTCGCACCCGACGGCCAGTTCCCCGTCCACCTTGTCGACGACGGCGTACTCCAGGGCGCTGCACAGATCCTCGACATGGCAGAACTGCCAGGCGGGCCGCGACCCCGCCACCACCAACAGCCGCGGCGACTCGAAGTACCTGGTCAGAGCGGTGTCGGTGCCTCCGACCAGCACGGCGGGCCGTACGACGGTGACATTAAGTCCGGGATGCGCTCGTGGCGCCCGCCGCGCGAGCCGCTCGATCTCCAGGAGGTCACCGACCCCCGTGGCCTCGGCCGTCGCCCGCAGTTCGGCGTCTTCGGAGAGGGGCAGTTCGTTGTCCGGCAGCGCCCCGTAGACCATCGCGGAGGTGCACAGCACCACCCGGTGGACCCCGGCCGCCGCGGCCGCCGTGAGAACGGTCTGAGTCCCCCGGACGTTGTACGCCGTCCGGGCCGCCGCGTCCGTCTCCAGATCGAGGTCCAGGGCGAGGTGCACCACGACGTCCGCGCCGCGCAGCTTCTCGGCGATCGCCGGGTCCCGCACGTCCAGGATGTGCCAGTGGGCGGCCGCGCACTCGCCGCGCCGCTCGTCGATGGCGATGACCTGCTTGATCTCCTCGCTCGCGGCAAGCCGCTCGGTGAGCAGCGCGCCCACGCCCGACGCGGCTCCGGTGACCGCGACGACGGGTCCGCGGGCGGTCGGGCTGGTTGAGTGGTTTCGCGCTGCGCGAACCTGTGGATCTGGGGAACTCACCGGGCGTCTCCAGCGGTTGTCTTCAGTAACGGCCGCGTGAGACGCGTCCGTACCAGGTGGCATCCATCCTGCCGCAGGCCGGGAGTCGGCGAAGCATCGAGGCCCGATCGGGCTGGGGTGTCTACGCTGGGTGGTGTTGTGGGCAGCCGCCGTCGGAACGAACCGGCGGCCTTACCAGCCGAGGAACCCCGTGAGTGACACCCCATTCGGATTCGGCCTTCCGCCGGAGGAGCCGGAGAACGGCGACGAGGGCAAGAAGAAGGACCAGCAGGGCGGCGGTGGTGGTCAGGGACCGTTCGGTTTCGGGCTGCCCGGAGCCGGCGGTCCCGGAGCGGACAATCCGCTCGCAGCCATGTTCGGATCCATGAACCCCAACGACCTGGGCGCCGCGTTCCAGCAGCTGGGCCAGATGCTCTCGTACGAGGGCGGCCCGGTGAACTGGGACATGGCCAAGCAGATCGCCCGCCAGACGGTCTCCCAGGGCACCGCTGACGGCACCAAGGACGCGAGCGTCGGCCCCGCCGAGCGCATCGCGGTCGAGGAGGCCGTGCGCCTGGCCGACCTGTGGCTGGACGACGCGACGTCCCTGCCCTCCGGTGCGGGCTCCGCCCTGGCGTGGAGCCGCGCGGAGTGGGTCGAGGCGACCCTTCCCGTGTGGAAGGAGCTCGTCGACCCGGTGGCCGAGCGCGTCGGCGCGGCCATGGGCGACGTCCTGCCGGAGGAGATGCAGGCCATGGCGGGCCCGCTCATCGGCATGATGCGCTCCATGGGCGGCGCCATGTTCGGCACGCAGATCGGGCAGGCCCTGGGCGTGCTCGCGGGCGAGGTCGTCGGCTCGACCGACATCGGCCTGCCGCTCGGCCCGGCCGGCAAGGCCGCGCTGCTGCCGCTGAACATCGAGTCGTTCGGCAAGGACCTGGGCATCCCCCAGGAGGAGGTGCGGCTCTACCTCGCCCTGCGCGAGGCCGCCCACCAGCGCCTCTTCGCGCACGTGCCGTGGCTGCGCTCGCACCTGTTCGGGGCGGTCGAGGGCTACGCGCGCGGGATCAAGGTCGACACGGCCAAGCTGGAGGACGTGGTCGGCCAGTTCGACCCGCAGAACCCCGAGGAGCTGCAGCAGGCGCTCCAGCAGGGCATGTTCCAGCCGGAGGACACCCCGGAGCAGAAGCTCGCGCTGGCCCGCCTGGAGACGGCTCTCGCGCTCGTCGAGGGCTGGGTGGACGCGGTCGTGCACGCGGCCGCCAAGCCGCGTCTGTCGTCCGCGGACGCGCTGCGTGAGACGCTCCGCCGCCGCCGTGCCACGGGCGGTCCCGCCGAGCAGACCTTCGCCACGCTGATCGGCCTGGAGCTGCGTCCGCGCCGGCTGCGGGACGCGTCGCGCCTGTGGGCTTCGCTCACCGACGCGCGTGGTGTCGACGGCCGTGACGGCCTGTGGGCCCACCCGGACATGCTGCCGACCGCGTCCGACCTGGACGACCCGGACGGCTTCGTGCACCGCGAGCAGCTGGACTTCTCCGAGATCGACAAGATGCTCGGCGAGGCGGCGAGCGGCTCCGGTGACAAGCCGAATCTGAAGAAGGACGACGCCGCCGAGGACGGCGCAAAGGGCGACGAGGCCGAGTGACCCTCCACGACGACGCGGTCCTCGTACTGAAGAGCTACGAGGACCAGGAAGAGCTGCGCCAGGCCTACCTGGACCACCTCGCCGGGCACCCCGACGGCACCTGGAAGTCCTGCACGTCCGGGCATGTCACGGCGAGCGCCCTGGTTATCGACCCGCCGCGCGGCCGGGTCCTGCTGACGCTGCACCGCAAGCTCCAGATGTGGCTCCAGATGGGCGGCCACTGCGAGCCGGACGACGCGACGCTGGCCGCCGCGGCGCTGCGCGAGGCGACCGAGGAATCCGGGATCCCGGGCCTGACGCTGCTGTCGGGCGGTCCCGTCCGTCTGGACCGGCATCCCATCCCGGACCCGTGCACCCAGCACCTGGACGTGCAGTACGCGACGCTCGCCCCGGGGAAGACGGAGGCGGCGATCAGCGACGAGTCTCTGGACCTGCGCTGGTTCACGTACGACGAGGTCGCGCAGGTGGCCGACGCGTCGGTCGTACGGCTCGTCGAGGCGACCCGCGCACGGCTGTGACCGCGTACGCGACCAAGGTGTAAGGCGACCAACGTGTAAGGGGCGACCGCCCATTGGCGGTCGCCCCTTACGTTTGCTTCCTGGACGGTCGGGCGCTCAGCTCCAGACGTTGCCCTGGTTCTGCCCGTGCGCCCCGTGCTGGCCCATGCCGTACTGGGCGCGCACCCCCTGGCCGATCACGGCGTTCTGCGGCGGCAGCAACTCGCTGGGCTGGATGAGCGCGTAGCCCTGGCCCATGAAGCTGAGCTCCCAGCCCTCACCGGTGTTGCCGCGCCGCCGCCACACTCCGGAGGAGTGGGTCTGTGCCTGCATCTGTACGCGCAGACTCGTGGACCACGCGACGATCGCGTCGGCGTCGCAGTTGACGTACCGGTCCGGCGTGACCTGCATCATCAGCGGCATTCCGGAGGTCATCAGCGCGACCTTGCCGCGCCCCGTGATGTTGAGCTGGTACTTGCCGGAGCCGGAGATGCCGTACTGGCTGTCCACGGCGATGACTTCGTGGTGCAGCCCGGAGTCCATCGCCAGGACGTAGCTGCTGTCGACGGTGAGGCCGTCCTGGTCCACGTCCATGACGTGCACGTGCTGGGCGAGGTTGGCGAGGTAGACCGTCCCCTGCCCGTGACAGCGCATCAGGTCGAGGCCCTCACCGGTGTGCGCACGCGCGCGGCCCTGGCTGTTGCTCTGGTACTCGGCGTCGAACTCGACGAGGCCCTGGTACGCGACCATGGTGCCCTTGCGGGCGAGGATGTCGTCGTGGCCCTCCAGGGCCACGCGCAGCATCTGCTTGTTCTGCAGGCTCCAGCGCTCCTGGGTCTGCTGTTCGTTGTAGCCGAAAATCGGGCTCTGCATGGTGTGTGGCTCCCCCTCAGCCCCGGATCCGGAGGCGGTCGGTGCTGTCCTCGCTGGGCTGGACGACGACGATGCCCTGCCCGGAGAACGCCATCTGGAACGCCTCGCCGCTGCCGCGTCCGATCAGCGACTGCGCCTTGAAGCTGCGCTTGCCCTTCACCTTGAGGTTCGGGGACCAGGCGACGAGCGCGTCCGGATCGACGTACGTCTCGTCCTCACCTCTGCCGCAGTCGACGACGATCGGCTTGCCGCGGGAGGTCAGCGCGACCCAGCCCTGGCCGGAGATCTTGGTGTTCCACAGGCCCTGTCCGGCGAACTTGGCGAGCCCCTTCACCCGCTCCACGCCCCACTGGAGGTGCGCGTCGAAGGCGAGCAGGTTGGTGGCGTTGACGGAGATCGCGTCCCCGTTGAGGTTGATGACGACGACGTTCGCTCCGTAGTCGGAGAGGTAGAGCAGGCCGTCACCGGAGCACTTCATCAGGGGCGCGCCCTCGCCGGTGGCCCAGTCGCGTGCGATCTGGCGTACGGCGGGCGGGTTGGGCTCGTACTGGACGAACCCTTCGTAGGCGACCATCGACCCCACGCGCGCGAGGAGGTCGTTTCCGGTCTGCATGGCGACCTTCAGCATGTGGTTGCCGTGGTTCTCCATGCGGGCGGAGACGGGGGCCGGGGCGAAGCCCGCGAGTGGCTGGTTCATGACGGGCTCCCTCAGACCTCGTACGGCTGGACGACGATGAAATTGCCGGGCGCGGCACGGAATTGCAGGTTCACGCTCTCCCCGGAGTCGCCCGGATAGGCGTTGCGGCGCATCCGCACCTGGCTGGAGACGACCACCTGCGCGGCCGCGGACCAGGCGACCACGGCGTTGCAGTCGGCGAACGTAGTGGGCGTCACGGGCAGGACGACGGGCGCGCCGTGCGTCTTCACGACGATGGTGCCGGTGCCCTGGAACTGCATCGTGAACAGCGCGCCACCAGGGATGCCGTGGCCCTCGATGCGGCGGACCTCGTACTGGAGGGACTCGTCGAAGGCGAGGACGTTCTCCGCGGAGACACAGATCGCGTCGCCCTGGAGCTCGATGGGGTGCAGCATCGTGGAGTCCTCGGCGAGGAACACCTGGCCCTGGCCGGTACAGCGCATCAGCTGCATCTCCTGGCCGGTCGCGTTGCCCACGACACGCCCGGCGAAACCGGCGCCCTTGTAGCTGAAGTCAACCTTGCCCTGGTAGAGCACCATGCTGCCCTGGCGGGCGAGGACGGGCTGCCCGCCGATGCCGAGGTCGACGCGGACGAGCTTCTTGTTCTGCTGCGTCCACCGCTGACCGGTGGGCGTCTCCTTGAAGGCCCCCAGCGCGGCGGCCACACCGGCACCGCCCTGCGGGGCGCCCTGGGGCACGCCATACGGAGCGGGGGCGGGGGCGCCGGGCTGGCCCGGGTAGTGTCCGGGCGCCTGGCCCGGGACCTGGCCGTACGGCGGCTGCTGACCGTAACCGGGGGGCGCGGCCGGCGGCTGCTGACCGTAGCCCGCCGGGGCAGTCGGGGCCTGCTGGCCGTAACCGGGCGGCATGGGAGCCGTCTGGCCGGGGGGCTGCTGGCCGTAGCCGGGCGGTGGACCGGGCTGCGCGGGCGGCTGCGCGTACGGTGCGGGGCCCGGCGGAGGCACGGTACCGCCCGGCGGCGTGTGCAGAGGCGCGGCGATGGTCGGCGCGCCGTGCACCGAAGGCGCGGCCGGCGCCGGGGCGGGGGGCGGCGTGGCTCCCGGAGGCGGTGCGAAACCCTGCGCGGCGGGCTGCGGCGCCGGGGCGGGAGCGGGCGTGGGCGTCGGCGCGGGCGCGGGCTCTGCCGGGGCGGCGAAGGCCGGCGGCGCGGCGGTCTGGGCTGGCGGGGCGAAGCCCGGCGCGGCACCGGCCTGCGGCTGCTGCGCGGCGGGCTGCTCCTCGGCGACCTCGCCGCCGAAGTTCTTCAGGAGCGCGTCGAGGCCGCCGTCGAAGCCCTGTCCCACGGCGGCGAAACGCCAGACGTCCTTCAGGTAGAAGTCGCCCAGCATCACGGCACGTTCCGTGGAGAACTCCGCGCCGCTGAACGAGTACCGGGCCACCTCCACGCCACCCGCGACGACACGGAGGTAGCCGGGAGCGATCTGCGACATCTGCCCGGCACCGTCGATGGTCGCCGTGAACGACAGCTTCTGGATCTTCGCCGGTATCCGGTCGAGCGTGACACGGAAGGACTCCGTGTCGCCCGACTGGGCACCGAGCAGCTGGATGGACTCTTCCGGGGTCTTCGGCTGGTTGAAGAAGACGAAGTACCGGTCGTCCGAGAGCCGTTCGTCGGCGTCCAGACCGAAGCAGCTGATGTCGAAGGTCAGTCCGGGGCCGTTGATCTGCACGCCTACGTACAGATCGGTGCCCGCGGTGAGGTCACTGATCCTGGCCTTGTGGCCGCGTTGGAATTCCCTGGCCATGCGTAACGACCGTCCCCCATCCCGAATGCGAGTGCGTCGCGTCAGGCTAACGGGAATCTCCGGCGGCGGACGAAGCCGGTACAGACCCGGTACACAATCGCCCTACGAAGGCCGGAGCGCCTCTACTCCTCGCGCGCGGCGGGCAGATGGGGCAGCCGGTCGGCGGCGACCACGCCTTCGAGGTAGCCACGCGCACGCTCGGTGCGCGGATACGCCTCGAGGAGACGCCAGAAGCGGGGACCGTGTCCGGGCACGAGCAGGTGGGCGAGTTCGTGGACGAGGACGTAGTCGACGACGTACTCGGGCATGCCCTGCAACCGGTGCGACAGACGGATGCTGCCCTCGGACGGGGTGCACGACCCCCAGCGCGTGTTCTGGTTGGTGACCCAGCGCACCGACGTGGGCCGGGCGCGGCCGTCGAAGTACTGGCCCGACAATCGCTCCGCGCGTTCGGCCAGCTCGGCGTCGCCGAGCACCCTCTTGTTCTCCTGGGCGGCCAGTTTGTCGAGCATGACGGTCACCCAGCGCTGCTCCTCCGCCTCGGACATGCGAGCGGGGATGAGCACGACGGTGCGATCGCCCTCGCGGTACGCGGAGACCGTTCTGCGCCGTCGCGCGCTCCTGCGAACCTCGATCGCGCTCGCCCCCGAGCCGCTTGGCGGCGGGCTCGTCGTGCTGCGCTGTGGTTTTCCGGCGCGGTGCAGTGGGTCGGCGGGCACGCCCCGACGTTACCTGCTGCACATGGGGGAAGTCCCGCCCCCGGGACGGTTCGGTGACGATCCGCACCCCGAGCGCTTGATTTGTACGACGAATAGTGCCGCCTGTGGACAACTTTCGGCACGGTTCGGCCGGGGCGGGCATGCTGACATTCGATCGGCGGCGCAGGACGCACTCCCGTCGGCACACAGGGACGCTCTACGGGCTACGGGGGTAGGTCATGCATCCGGTCAGGCATTCGGTCAGGCATTCGGTCAGGCATTCGGTCAGCCATCCGATGGTGAAGCCCGCGTTGCGGCGCGGTTGGCGGGATCTCAACACCCTGCAGTTCGGGATGGCGCCCGCGCACGCGATGGTTCTGGGCCCGATGGACACGGCGACGGGCAGCTTCCTCGACCTGCTCGACGGGACACGCGGGATGCCGATGCTGCGCGATGAGGGGCGGAAGATGGGGCTGCCCGAGGGCCATGTCGACGGGCTCGTGGAGCGGCTGGCCCGGTCAGGGCTGCTGGACGACGCGACCGGAGGCGGCTCGGCCGCGGACGCGTTGCGTAAGAAGAAGGAGGTCCTGGACCGGCTGCGCCCCGAGCTCGCCTCCCTCTCCCTCGTCGCGCCCGAACCGGGCGACGCCGTCGAACGACTGGCCGCCCGCCGCTCCCTGCGCGTAGAGGTGCGCGGCGCCGGCCGCGTGGGAGTGGTCCTGGCCGCACTGCTCGCGGGCGCGGGCGTGGGAGAGGTCGATGTGCGCGACATCGGCTGCGTCGAGCCGTGGGACGTTGCACCGGGCGGGCTGCCCGCCGAGTCCATCGGCGAGCGCCGTCAGGAGGCCGCCCGCCGGGCAGTGCACGGTGCGGCACCGGACCGTCCACCCCGGACGTCCTCGAAGGAGCGGGGGACGAAAGAGGTACGAGGACTGTCGCTGGTGATCCTCGCCCCTCGGGACGACCTCGCCGTCCACGCACCCGATCCAGCCGCGGCCGAGGCCCTGCTCGCCTCGGGGACGCCCCATCTCTACGCGGGTGTGGTCGAAGGCACCGGGGTCGTCGGCCCCTTGGTACTGCCCGGAGACACCGGCTGCGCGGGCTGTCTGGACCGGGGGCGTGTCGACCGCGATCCGACGTGGCCTCGCCTGGTCGCGCAGTGGCGCTCCGGACGGCAGCGCAAGGTACACGCGTGCGACCTCACGCTGGCGGCCTGCGTCGCCGGCTTGGCCGCGGGTCACGCACTTGCCTTCCTCGACGGGGAGTTGCCCTCGAGCGCGGGCGCGCGCTGGGAGGCATCGGTCCCGGGCCTCGACTGGCACGCCAGACCCATCTGGTCGCATCCGGCATGCCCGTGCGGCGCGGCGGAGAAGGCTAAGGGGGAGCGGGTCTCCGAGGAGGGCGAGCCGCACGAGACAATGGCCCGGCAACAGCCGTACGCGGCACGGCTGTCTGGGACTTGGAGGGCGCATGTCTGATCTTCCCCGGAAGGCGGTCACCCGAACCGCCAAACTCGCCGCGCTGCCGCTCGGCTTCGCCGGGCGGGCGACCTGGGGGCTCGGCAAACGGATCGGCGGGATGTCGGCGGAGATCGTGGGCCGTGAGCTCCAGCAGCGCACGGCGGAGCAGCTGTTCAAGGTGCTCGGCGAGCTCAAGGGCGGCGCCATGAAGTTCGGGCAGGCGCTGTCCGTCTTCGAGTCGGCGCTGCCCGAGGAGATCGCGGGGCCTTACCGTGCTGCACTGACGAAACTTCAGGAAGCGGCGCCCCCCATGCCGACGAGCACCGTCCACTCCGTACTGGAGGAGCGGCTCGGCGAGGACTGGCCCGAGCTGTTCGTGGAGTTCGAGGACAAACCGTCCGCCGCGGCCTCGATCGGCCAGGTGCACCGGGCGGTGTGGCACGACGGGCGCGAGGTCGCGGTCAAGGTGCAGTACCCCGGGGCGGGCGAGGCCCTGCTGTCCGACCTGAACCAGATCGGCCGATTCGCCCGGCTCCTCGGCCCGTTGATCCCTGGCATGGACATCAAGCCGCTCATCGCGGAACTGCGCGACCGGGTCTCCGAGGAGCTCGACTACGGACTGGAGGCACAGGCTCAGAAGGCGCACGCGGATGAGTTCGCGGGCGACCCGGATGTCCTCGTACCGGCCGTGGTCCACCAGTGCGACCAGGTCCTGGTGACCGAATGGATCGACGGAACGCCTCTGTCGGAAGTGATCGCCGACGGCACCCAGGAGCAGCGGGACCGCGCCGGACAGCTGCTGGCCCGCTTTCTCTTCTCGGGCCCCGCTCGCACCCGCCTGCTGCACGCCGATCCGCACCCGGGCAACTTCCGTCTCCTGCCGGACGAGAAGAACGGCTGGCGCCTGGGTGTCCTGGACTTCGGCACGGTCGACCGCCTCCCCGGCGGTCTGCCCCTGCCGATCGGCAACTCCCTCCGCATGACCCTCGACGGAGATGCCGAAGCGGTCTACGAGTTGCTCTGCGAGGAGGGCTTCGTCAAGGAGTCCATCGACCTCGAACCCGACGCGGTCCTGGACTACCTCCTGCCGATCATCGAACCGGCCCAGGCCGACGAGTTCACCTTCACCCGGAACTGGATGCGCAGTCAGGCCGCGCGGGTGGCCGACCCCCGCTCCCCCGCGTACCAACTGGGCAAGCGGCTCAACCTGCCCCCGTCCTACCTCCTGATACATCGTGTGACCCTGAGCACCATCGGCGTCCTGTGCCAACTCGGCGCGACGGTCCGCCTCCGCGATGAACTGGAGGAGTGGCTACCGGGGTTCGTGCCGTACGAGGGGCTTCTCGAAGGGGAGGACGCCGCGGCGGAGGCGTGAGGGAGGCGAGGCGGCGGCCCGGCCTCGTGGGGCTACCACCACGCCGAGTCCAGCCGGCCCTCGATCGCTCTGAGGTGGGCGCGGGCGCAGTTGTCGCAGAAGTAGTGGCGGGTGCCGTTCTCGACGGAACAGGTCCATGTCGGCTGGGGGCCGTCGGCCGGTGTGCCGCAGCGGGCGCACACGATGTGCTGGGCATCGCCCGCGTCGGGCCGCGGTGCGGAGCCGGTGGTGCTGTCACTGTCCCCGGAAAGACTCGTCACTCGGCGACGATATCCCCGGGATCGGCGGTTCGCCCGGCACAACGCACCGCGGGGGCCGGTCCGTTCGGACCGGCCCCCGCGGGGAATCACTTCCTGCCAGTGCTGCGACTGCCGTCGGCTACTGCATGACCGCCATGGCCAGCGCGCGCCGGGCTCGCATCGAGGCGCGCTCGGCCCGACGCTGCATGCGGCGGGCAGTCGCCAGGCGCACGGCCCGGCGTTCCTGCTCGGCCCGGTGCAGTCGCTCGTGCATATGCGCACGAGCCAGGGCTTCTGGGATGAGTTGCATCTCTCGGGTCCTGTTCTGACGCGAGTCGTTCGCGCCGGTGGTGGTGAAGTCTGAGGTCGCGGAGCCTGCGGGCTCGCTGGTGGACGGCTTCATCGGGGCCTGTTTCTTGGGGTCGTGCGTCAGGGGGCGATCGATCGTTCCTCGGGCGTTCATGCCGCAACCGGGTTCTTGCGCGGGCGGCCACGCGGCCGCTTGCGGGCCACGACAACACCCTGGACGAACAGCTCGCCACCCCAGACGCCCCAGGGCTCACGCCGCTCCTTGGCCCCGGCGAGGCAGGCCTCGATCAGCGGGCAGGTGCGGCAGAGGGACTTGGCGTACTCGACGTCGGCCGGCGACTCGGCGAAGAAGACCTCCGGGTCGTAGGAGCGGCAGGGGACGGGTACGCCGAGGTTCTCGATGGCGTCGTCGAGCGCGGTGAGCGCAGTGAGCGGGGTCAAGGTGGAGTCCTCCGTGAGGCCGGGCGGGGGGATCGTTTCGGAAGGCGGTACGGACGGGGCGTGCGCTTCGAGTTGCACGGTTCGTCTTCCTCGTCTGGTCGTGCCGGCCGGTTGGCCGGTTGGCGGCTGGTACCGGGTTCTTTTCTTGTCCCGAGGCCCCTTCGCTCTGCCGCCCCCGGTCGGGGACAAACAGAAGGGCCGCGGATCCCGGGTGGGGTTCCGCGGCCCTGAAGGCGCCGGCCTGATGGAGAATCAGGCTGGATCACTCCAGGGTTCAGGCCCACGGAAGGCCCACATCGTGTGGTGCTGCGTCGTCTGCTTCAGGGATCCGGCACCGGCTGCCGCAAAGGCATAGGCCTTCGCCTCTGCCACTACTGCCGCTTCCAGTGCCTGGGTCGGTCGCTCATTGCGCTCACGGATGGGAAGACCCGCAGGAGACGCGGAGGACGCCGGACGGGCGGCACGGATGCCGGACAGACCGGTGCCCAGGTTCGAGACGCCGAGCATGCACGTGGAGACGACCGAGCGATCGGTCATTTTGACGGTGCTGACGGAGCTGGTGTTGATGCTGATCACTGGAATCGCCTCCTCTCGGCGTCTAAGGGGACCAGGGTGAGCCGGTCCGACGGTTATTAAGTACAGCACGGAACCAGGGCCTTGGAGAAGGCCGCCGCTTCCGTGCTTAGAACCTATGGGGATTGCCGGGGCATGCGCAAACTATTTTTTCGACGAGTTTGTTTCAGTCATCCTCGTCGCCTCCGCCAAGCTCTTGACCGGCACAGATGGCCAGAACATCGGCTCCGTAGCGGTTGAGTTTGCGCACGCCGACGCCGGGGATCCGCGCGAGCTCGCCCTCGTCGTCGGGCACGGTCTCGGCAATCGCCATCAGCGTCTTGTCGGTGAAGACGCAGAACGCGGGCTGCCCACTGCGCTGCGCCTGCACCGCCCGCCATGCGCGCAGCCGCTCGTAGAGAGCCTCGTCCATGTCGGAGGGGCAGTCCTCACAGCGCATCAGTTTCATCTCGCCGGCGTCGGTCAGCGTACGTCCGCAGACCCGGCAGCGCGCCGGTGTCCGGCTCGTCCGCCGTACGACGGAGCCGCCGCTGCTTCCGATGCCGCGCTCGATGCCTCCCGTACCGCCGCCGGCGCTCCGGCCCGCGGTGGCGACGGAGCCCGGGCGCAGTCCGTCGAGGAAGCGGCTGGGCCGGCGGTTGGGTCTGCCGCCGGGTGAACGGGACAACGCCCACGAGACACAGAGGTGTTCTCTGGCGCGGGTGACGCCGACATAGAGGAGGCGGCGCTCCTCCTCGATCTGCTCGTCGGTCTTTGCGTAGGTGATCGGCATCATGCCCTCGGCCACGCCGACCAGGAAGACGACGTCCCACTCCAGGCCCTTGGCAGAGTGCAGGGAGGCAAGGGTGACGCCCTGCACGGTCGGGGCGTGCTGGGCGCTCGCGCGCTCGTCGAGCTCCGCCACCAGGTCGCTGAGGGAAGCGCCCTCCTTGGCGGCGGCGAAGTCCTGTGCCAGGTACACGAGGGCGGCCAGCGACTCCCAGCGCTCTCTGACCGCGCCGGAGCCTGCAGGTGGCTGGCTGGTCCACCCCTCGCCGGACAGCACGGCACGGACCTGTGAGGGCAGGTCGACGGCGTCGTCGAGCAGGGAGTCGTTACCCCCGAAGCGGGCCGCGGCGCGCAGGGCGGCGCCCGCCTTGCGCACCTCGGGGCGGTCGAAGAACCGCTCGGCTCCGCGCAGCTGATAGGGCACTCCGGCGTCGGCAAGGGCCTGTTCGTAGATCTCGGACTGGGAGTTCGTACGGAACAGGATCGCGATCTCGCCCGCGGGGACGCCGGAGGCGAT
This genomic interval from Streptomyces dengpaensis contains the following:
- a CDS encoding WhiB family transcriptional regulator yields the protein MQLEAHAPSVPPSETIPPPGLTEDSTLTPLTALTALDDAIENLGVPVPCRSYDPEVFFAESPADVEYAKSLCRTCPLIEACLAGAKERREPWGVWGGELFVQGVVVARKRPRGRPRKNPVAA
- a CDS encoding ABC1 kinase family protein — protein: MSDLPRKAVTRTAKLAALPLGFAGRATWGLGKRIGGMSAEIVGRELQQRTAEQLFKVLGELKGGAMKFGQALSVFESALPEEIAGPYRAALTKLQEAAPPMPTSTVHSVLEERLGEDWPELFVEFEDKPSAAASIGQVHRAVWHDGREVAVKVQYPGAGEALLSDLNQIGRFARLLGPLIPGMDIKPLIAELRDRVSEELDYGLEAQAQKAHADEFAGDPDVLVPAVVHQCDQVLVTEWIDGTPLSEVIADGTQEQRDRAGQLLARFLFSGPARTRLLHADPHPGNFRLLPDEKNGWRLGVLDFGTVDRLPGGLPLPIGNSLRMTLDGDAEAVYELLCEEGFVKESIDLEPDAVLDYLLPIIEPAQADEFTFTRNWMRSQAARVADPRSPAYQLGKRLNLPPSYLLIHRVTLSTIGVLCQLGATVRLRDELEEWLPGFVPYEGLLEGEDAAAEA
- a CDS encoding TOMM precursor leader peptide-binding protein → MVKPALRRGWRDLNTLQFGMAPAHAMVLGPMDTATGSFLDLLDGTRGMPMLRDEGRKMGLPEGHVDGLVERLARSGLLDDATGGGSAADALRKKKEVLDRLRPELASLSLVAPEPGDAVERLAARRSLRVEVRGAGRVGVVLAALLAGAGVGEVDVRDIGCVEPWDVAPGGLPAESIGERRQEAARRAVHGAAPDRPPRTSSKERGTKEVRGLSLVILAPRDDLAVHAPDPAAAEALLASGTPHLYAGVVEGTGVVGPLVLPGDTGCAGCLDRGRVDRDPTWPRLVAQWRSGRQRKVHACDLTLAACVAGLAAGHALAFLDGELPSSAGARWEASVPGLDWHARPIWSHPACPCGAAEKAKGERVSEEGEPHETMARQQPYAARLSGTWRAHV